In one window of Henckelia pumila isolate YLH828 chromosome 1, ASM3356847v2, whole genome shotgun sequence DNA:
- the LOC140865407 gene encoding uncharacterized protein, whose translation MKLNINIPFADALMQMPSYAKFLKEILSIKRKLGEHAMISLTENCSALVHNKIPPKQTDPWSFSISCVTNDVQFQKALCDLGASINLMPYSVFRKLNLGEPKSTRMSLQLADRSIKYPRGIIEDVLVKVDKFIFLVDFVVLDMEEDLDMPLILGRPFLETGKALIDVQKGDLL comes from the coding sequence ATGAAATTGAATATAAATATCCCCTTCGCTGATGCACTGATGCAAATGCCTAGTTACGCTAAATTCCTGAAGGAGATTCTCTCCATCAAGAGAAAATTGGGGGAGCATGCAATGATTAGCCTAACAGAAAATTGTTCTGCGCTAGTTCATAACAAGATTCCACCAAAGCAAACAGATCCATGGAGTTTTTCTATTTCTTGTGTTACTAATGATGTGCAATTTCAAAAAGCTTTGTGTGACTTAGGTGCGAGTATAAACTTAATGCCATATTCTGTTTTCAGGAAACTAAACTTGGGAGAGCCGAAATCCACCCGGATGTCGTTGCAACTGGCAGACAGGTCTATCAAATATCCCAGAGGAATAATAGAGGATGTGCTGGTGAAAGTCGATAAGTTCATCTTTTTGGTCGATTTCGtggtgcttgatatggaagaggactTGGACATGCCACTTATATTGGGAAGACCTTTCCTGGAAACAGGGAAAGCATTAATCGATGTCCAAAAGGGAGATCTACTCTGA